One Campylobacter massiliensis DNA window includes the following coding sequences:
- the rpiB gene encoding ribose 5-phosphate isomerase B yields the protein MKIDKIFIASDHAGFDFKAQICELLKSEGFSVCDLGTHSKDSVDYPDFAELLAQNLQHENEYGVLICGTGIGISIAANRHAHVRCALCHDVTTAKLAREHNDANVLAMGARTIGDAVAADMIKAFFATEFAGGRHERRVKKLGGEK from the coding sequence ATGAAAATAGACAAAATTTTTATCGCGAGCGACCACGCGGGCTTTGATTTTAAGGCGCAAATTTGCGAGCTTTTAAAAAGCGAAGGTTTTAGCGTATGCGACCTAGGAACGCATAGCAAAGATAGCGTAGATTACCCCGATTTTGCCGAGCTTCTAGCGCAAAATTTGCAGCACGAAAACGAATACGGCGTGCTAATCTGCGGCACGGGCATCGGCATCAGTATCGCGGCTAACCGCCATGCGCACGTTCGCTGCGCGCTCTGTCACGACGTCACCACGGCAAAACTAGCCCGCGAACACAACGACGCAAACGTGCTAGCCATGGGCGCTAGAACGATCGGCGACGCGGTCGCGGCAGATATGATAAAGGCCTTTTTCGCTACCGAATTTGCAGGCGGCAGGCACGAAAGACGCGTGAAAAAGTTAGGAGGCGAGAAATGA
- a CDS encoding metallophosphoesterase, translated as MNYVSYRGLFADAALRPLAAHKRALGLFFLTLAIGGVALAFSLRFNFLGPSLRIACSLMLALTFIIFSFVLFTNVVAFAVRPVTKRAFSESRRKFLRLYLDVTILILAFSYFFRGIFNAVKLPEVKAQDIEIKGLKGELKIAVLTDIHLGDFLGADFARAVTRRVNELDADAVAIVGDIADVKPHRLAEFIAPFNELKSKYGTFYVPGNHEYYNGIDGTIKVIRETTNFKILGNENARVGGVNLAGVYDIIGLRFKAYEPDLVAALDGRDVNLPTVLLAHQPKFLKYMDESAPVDLVVSGHTHGGQIFPFSLLVRLDQKYVAGLYRANKNTQIYVSRGAGFWGPPVRVMAPSEISLLRLKGVV; from the coding sequence ATGAATTACGTTTCTTACCGCGGGCTTTTTGCCGATGCCGCGCTCAGGCCGCTTGCCGCGCATAAAAGGGCGCTTGGGCTGTTTTTCCTGACGCTTGCCATCGGCGGCGTCGCGCTGGCTTTTTCGCTGCGGTTTAACTTTTTGGGGCCGAGCCTTCGCATCGCCTGTTCGCTGATGTTGGCGCTGACGTTTATTATCTTTTCGTTCGTGCTTTTTACGAACGTCGTCGCCTTTGCCGTCCGTCCCGTAACTAAGCGCGCGTTTAGCGAGAGCAGGCGTAAATTTTTGCGTCTTTACCTCGACGTCACAATACTTATTTTGGCGTTTAGCTACTTTTTTAGAGGTATCTTTAACGCCGTAAAATTGCCCGAAGTAAAAGCCCAAGATATCGAGATAAAGGGGCTAAAGGGCGAGTTAAAAATCGCGGTTTTAACAGATATTCATCTAGGCGATTTTTTGGGGGCGGACTTTGCGCGGGCGGTAACTAGACGCGTAAACGAGCTTGACGCCGATGCAGTCGCGATCGTGGGCGATATCGCCGACGTGAAGCCGCACCGTTTGGCCGAGTTTATCGCGCCATTTAACGAGCTAAAGAGCAAATACGGCACCTTTTACGTGCCGGGCAACCACGAGTACTATAACGGTATCGACGGCACGATAAAAGTTATCCGCGAGACGACGAATTTTAAAATTTTAGGCAACGAAAACGCGCGAGTGGGCGGGGTAAATTTAGCCGGAGTTTATGATATCATCGGTTTAAGGTTTAAAGCGTACGAGCCCGATCTAGTCGCTGCTCTGGACGGTCGCGACGTAAATTTGCCCACCGTTTTGCTCGCCCATCAGCCTAAATTTTTAAAATACATGGACGAAAGCGCGCCCGTGGATCTAGTGGTGAGCGGACACACGCACGGCGGGCAGATTTTTCCGTTTTCGCTGCTGGTAAGGCTCGATCAAAAATACGTCGCCGGGCTATACCGCGCGAACAAAAATACGCAAATTTACGTTAGCCGAGGCGCCGGGTTTTGGGGGCCGCCGGTGCGCGTGATGGCGCCTAGCGAGATTTCGTTATTAAGACTAAAAGGAGTTGTATGA
- a CDS encoding DNA alkylation repair protein has protein sequence MENGGLAVYFGENLAQILSQKIKAVYPKFDAQSYCGQIAKSTPSLGYSQRILAHANALNELLPPDFKRAAEILVAILGEENPNETGMFKHFYWTLPLAKYVEIYGLDDFETSMGTIREITKRGTGEYAVRAFIKKYPQDSLKTMTRWARSSNFHLRRLASEGLRPKLPWASKLELFISNPRPVFAVLEVLKEDEVRFVQRSVANNVADYLKVNFAAAKELLLRWQSSQNKNTQQIIRHATRKIKI, from the coding sequence ATGGAAAACGGCGGACTGGCGGTATATTTCGGAGAAAATTTAGCGCAAATTTTATCGCAAAAGATAAAGGCGGTTTATCCTAAATTTGACGCGCAGAGCTACTGTGGGCAAATCGCAAAGAGTACGCCGAGTCTCGGTTATTCGCAAAGGATTTTAGCGCACGCAAACGCGCTAAATGAACTTTTGCCGCCGGATTTTAAGCGCGCGGCGGAGATTTTGGTCGCGATTTTGGGCGAGGAAAACCCGAACGAAACGGGCATGTTTAAGCACTTTTACTGGACTTTGCCGCTGGCAAAATACGTCGAAATCTACGGCCTAGACGACTTTGAGACCTCTATGGGCACGATCAGGGAAATCACGAAGCGCGGCACTGGCGAGTACGCGGTGCGCGCCTTTATCAAAAAATACCCGCAAGACTCGCTAAAAACCATGACACGGTGGGCGCGCTCGTCAAATTTCCACCTGCGTAGGCTAGCGTCGGAGGGTCTGCGACCAAAGCTGCCGTGGGCTAGCAAGCTAGAGCTTTTCATCAGCAATCCGCGCCCCGTTTTTGCGGTGCTGGAGGTACTTAAAGAGGACGAGGTGCGCTTCGTACAGCGCTCGGTCGCAAATAACGTCGCCGACTATCTAAAGGTAAATTTCGCCGCCGCAAAGGAGCTGCTCCTGCGCTGGCAAAGCTCGCAAAACAAAAATACGCAGCAAATCATCCGTCACGCGACGAGGAAGATAAAAATTTAG
- the ychF gene encoding redox-regulated ATPase YchF — translation MGLAVGIVGLPNVGKSTTFNALTKAQNAESANYPFCTIEPNKAVVPVPDKRLGELAKIVNPNKIQYSTIEFVDIAGLVKGASAGEGLGNKFLSNIRETEVILHIVRCFEDENITHVEGGVDPVRDVEIIETELILADIEQLNKKIERLTREAKANAKGAKEALETANALLAHLNDGKSASSFGGKDDDAFINLNKELRLLSAKEVVYGANVDEDGISEDNKYVQALREFAARSGHEVIKLCAKIEEELVGLSDEEAHEFLSSLGTNESGLEKIIKTAFAKLNLISYFTAGVVEVRAWTIVKGWKAPKAASVIHNDFERGFIRAEVIGYEDYIACGGENPAKEAGKMRLEGKDYVVQDGDVMHFRFNV, via the coding sequence ATGGGACTAGCAGTAGGTATCGTAGGCTTGCCAAACGTCGGCAAATCAACCACATTTAACGCACTAACCAAAGCGCAAAACGCCGAGAGCGCGAACTATCCGTTCTGCACGATCGAGCCGAATAAAGCCGTCGTGCCGGTGCCCGATAAGCGCCTAGGCGAGCTAGCCAAAATCGTAAATCCAAATAAAATCCAATACTCAACTATCGAATTCGTCGATATCGCAGGACTCGTAAAAGGTGCGAGCGCGGGCGAGGGTCTGGGAAATAAATTTCTTTCAAACATCCGCGAAACCGAGGTGATTTTACACATCGTGCGCTGCTTTGAGGACGAAAACATCACGCACGTAGAAGGCGGCGTCGATCCCGTACGAGACGTCGAGATCATCGAAACCGAGCTCATCCTCGCCGACATCGAGCAGCTAAACAAAAAAATCGAGCGCCTAACCCGCGAAGCCAAAGCAAACGCAAAAGGCGCAAAAGAGGCGCTAGAGACGGCAAATGCGCTGCTAGCTCACCTAAATGACGGCAAAAGCGCGAGCAGCTTCGGCGGCAAGGACGACGACGCGTTTATAAATTTAAATAAAGAGCTAAGGCTACTCAGCGCAAAAGAGGTCGTCTACGGCGCAAACGTAGATGAGGACGGTATCTCGGAGGATAACAAATACGTGCAGGCACTTCGCGAATTTGCGGCGCGCTCGGGACACGAGGTTATCAAGCTCTGCGCCAAGATCGAAGAGGAGCTCGTGGGGCTTAGCGACGAAGAGGCGCATGAGTTTCTAAGCTCACTAGGCACAAACGAAAGCGGCCTAGAAAAGATCATCAAAACGGCGTTTGCGAAGTTAAATTTGATCAGCTACTTTACCGCGGGCGTCGTCGAGGTACGCGCATGGACGATCGTAAAAGGCTGGAAAGCGCCAAAAGCCGCCAGCGTCATCCACAACGACTTTGAGCGAGGATTTATCAGAGCCGAGGTCATCGGCTACGAGGACTACATCGCGTGCGGCGGCGAAAATCCGGCAAAAGAAGCAGGCAAAATGCGCCTAGAGGGCAAGGACTACGTCGTTCAAGACGGCGACGTGATGCATTTTAGATTTAACGTTTAA
- a CDS encoding site-2 protease family protein, whose product MNLDSIDFAQVAILVAVLVISVVGHEIAHGYAAFKFGDLTAKNLGRLSINPIKHVDPLGTIVVPALMYLSTGVTFGWAKPVPINLRTVLYNGGYKAAIVVALAGIAYNLALFALAFCAFKLIGFGFFDSSVAEFVFMLAAVNLVLALFNLYPIPPLDGSKALEYLLRIFGLHGAANWLNSMQRYGFIALVVIVISPLKDYFFEPIRYAVTIMRMFL is encoded by the coding sequence ATGAACCTTGATAGCATCGACTTCGCGCAGGTAGCGATCCTAGTCGCCGTGCTCGTTATCTCCGTCGTCGGGCACGAGATCGCGCACGGATATGCGGCGTTTAAATTCGGCGACTTAACCGCCAAAAATTTGGGGCGGCTCAGCATAAATCCTATAAAACACGTCGATCCGCTAGGCACTATCGTCGTGCCCGCGCTCATGTATCTTAGCACCGGAGTGACGTTTGGTTGGGCTAAACCGGTACCTATAAATTTACGCACGGTGCTCTATAACGGCGGCTACAAGGCCGCTATAGTCGTCGCGCTTGCTGGCATCGCATACAACCTAGCTCTTTTCGCGTTAGCGTTTTGCGCGTTTAAATTGATCGGTTTTGGGTTTTTTGATAGCTCGGTAGCGGAGTTTGTTTTCATGCTCGCCGCCGTAAATTTAGTCCTAGCCCTCTTTAACCTCTACCCTATCCCGCCTCTTGACGGCTCAAAGGCGCTTGAGTATCTTTTGCGCATTTTCGGACTTCACGGCGCTGCAAACTGGCTAAATAGCATGCAAAGATACGGCTTTATCGCGCTAGTTGTCATCGTGATCTCGCCGCTAAAAGATTATTTTTTCGAGCCGATACGATATGCCGTTACTATCATGAGGATGTTTTTATAA
- the lepB gene encoding signal peptidase I: MKKAFNKFLDFSNSWTGTVIIVLLVIFFVAQAFVIPSGSMKDTLLVGDHLFVKKFSYGISTPRIPWIEVKVLPDFNGNGHLIEGAKPQRGDIVVFRYPHDEKIHYVKRNFAVGGDEVIFTEKALFLHPHEGEEFIKANFDEKDIVKFGGKLFVKEPYKFGGIHYDEKVNLFELAVNYLNSSKFAMQPVIVNELPSVGNYPFNAFYFQVPEGEFFMIGDNRDHSNDSRFWGPVAYKNIVGKPWFVYFSWDDEYKIRWNRVGKSVDFIQNSPELLDAARAEAKNDGNKIE, from the coding sequence TGAAAAAAGCGTTTAATAAATTTTTAGATTTTTCAAACAGCTGGACGGGCACGGTCATCATCGTCTTGCTCGTGATTTTCTTTGTCGCGCAGGCTTTCGTGATACCGTCTGGTTCGATGAAGGACACGCTTTTAGTCGGCGATCATCTTTTCGTTAAAAAATTTAGCTACGGCATCTCGACACCGCGCATTCCGTGGATAGAGGTCAAGGTTTTGCCCGATTTTAACGGTAACGGCCACCTCATCGAGGGAGCAAAGCCGCAGCGCGGCGATATCGTGGTTTTTCGCTATCCGCACGATGAAAAGATCCACTACGTCAAGCGAAATTTCGCAGTCGGCGGCGATGAAGTGATATTTACGGAAAAAGCGCTATTTTTGCACCCGCACGAGGGCGAGGAGTTTATAAAGGCAAATTTCGACGAAAAAGATATCGTTAAATTCGGCGGCAAACTTTTCGTCAAAGAGCCCTATAAATTCGGCGGCATCCACTACGACGAGAAGGTAAATTTATTTGAACTAGCCGTAAACTACCTAAACTCGAGCAAATTCGCCATGCAACCGGTTATCGTAAACGAGCTACCCAGCGTAGGCAACTATCCGTTTAACGCATTTTATTTTCAGGTTCCCGAAGGCGAGTTTTTCATGATCGGCGACAACCGCGACCACTCAAACGACAGCCGATTTTGGGGCCCCGTGGCATACAAAAATATCGTCGGCAAGCCTTGGTTTGTCTATTTTAGCTGGGACGACGAATACAAAATCAGATGGAACAGGGTCGGTAAGAGCGTGGATTTTATACAAAACTCGCCCGAGCTACTAGACGCCGCCAGAGCAGAAGCTAAAAACGACGGAAACAAGATCGAATGA
- a CDS encoding phosphatidylserine decarboxylase produces the protein MRGLISRIFGFVAAVKFPRFLQTFINEKYVSGFKIDMSEFKQPREYESLTALFTRELQRPRDFDVSPQAFISPSDGTCLERGVSKELKAISVKGHKYGIAELLGDSMERSERDAELEYVNIYLSPRDYHRYHAPCDMRILSALYVPGELYSVAVSALLKVPNLYAKNERVVLKCELANGKKMWLVFVGALNVGKMKFDFDARIQTNACAGNVALYEYENLNAKKGEQLGMFELGSTILILSEQGAVKFDLAAEQKLKYGDKIGTIN, from the coding sequence ATGAGGGGACTTATTTCTAGGATATTTGGGTTTGTAGCGGCGGTTAAATTTCCGAGATTTTTGCAAACTTTTATCAATGAAAAATACGTAAGCGGCTTTAAAATCGACATGAGCGAGTTTAAGCAGCCTAGAGAGTATGAGAGCCTGACGGCGCTTTTTACCCGCGAGCTACAGCGTCCGCGAGATTTCGACGTTTCGCCGCAGGCTTTCATCAGTCCTAGCGACGGCACGTGCCTGGAGCGCGGAGTTAGCAAGGAGCTAAAAGCGATCAGCGTCAAGGGGCACAAGTACGGTATCGCGGAGCTTCTCGGAGATAGCATGGAGCGTTCGGAGCGAGACGCCGAGCTAGAGTACGTAAATATTTATCTTAGCCCGCGCGACTATCACCGCTATCACGCGCCTTGCGATATGAGGATTTTATCCGCGCTATACGTGCCGGGCGAGCTATACAGCGTGGCTGTTAGCGCGCTGCTAAAGGTGCCAAATCTTTACGCCAAAAACGAGCGCGTGGTGCTAAAATGCGAGCTTGCAAACGGCAAAAAGATGTGGCTGGTCTTTGTCGGCGCGCTAAACGTGGGCAAGATGAAATTTGACTTTGACGCGCGCATACAGACTAACGCCTGCGCCGGCAACGTCGCGCTCTACGAATACGAAAATTTAAATGCGAAAAAGGGCGAGCAGCTGGGGATGTTTGAGTTGGGCTCGACGATCCTCATCCTTAGCGAGCAGGGCGCGGTCAAATTTGATCTAGCGGCCGAGCAAAAGCTAAAATACGGCGACAAAATAGGAACTATCAACTAA
- a CDS encoding DedA family protein, producing MEEFFTKLLIEYGYIILFVWCIMEGEMALIMAGILSHQTHMHIAPALFVAGLGGFVGDQIYFYLGRYNKKNIAKKLHTQRRKFAIAHIMLKKYGWPIIFIQRYMYGFRVIIPMTIGLTGYSAKKYAFINLISAWCWAAITIIPAWILGEHILDILHKAKEHWYVAVPVVALFLGILLYGFRRIENKILNDRRHRSAVSTH from the coding sequence ATGGAAGAATTTTTTACAAAACTACTCATCGAGTACGGCTACATCATACTATTCGTCTGGTGCATAATGGAAGGCGAAATGGCGCTCATAATGGCGGGCATCCTCTCTCATCAAACGCATATGCATATCGCGCCGGCCCTCTTCGTAGCAGGTCTGGGCGGCTTTGTCGGCGATCAAATTTACTTTTATCTAGGCCGCTACAACAAAAAAAATATCGCCAAAAAACTTCACACGCAGCGCCGCAAATTCGCCATCGCGCATATAATGCTGAAAAAATACGGCTGGCCGATCATCTTTATCCAGCGCTATATGTACGGCTTTCGCGTCATCATACCGATGACTATAGGCTTAACCGGATACAGCGCAAAAAAATACGCCTTTATAAATCTAATAAGTGCGTGGTGCTGGGCCGCGATAACGATAATCCCCGCGTGGATCCTCGGCGAGCACATACTTGATATCTTGCACAAAGCAAAAGAGCACTGGTACGTCGCCGTGCCGGTAGTAGCGCTATTTTTGGGCATTTTGCTCTACGGCTTTAGGCGCATAGAAAATAAAATTTTAAACGATAGGAGACACAGAAGTGCAGTTTCAACTCACTAA
- a CDS encoding tetratricopeptide repeat protein yields MIKQLLLLLVALNFALANLTDEAQGAYDAGDEQTAAQIWQKACESGEARGCVRLGFLYQSGRGVKQDDEKAGKFYQKACDAGELRGCDSLASLHQNSGEHAKAAAIFEQACEKGFGLSCYNLAQIYEAGSGVAPDESRALDLYVKACERGYAVVCYYLGGMYADGVMGKNDEAAKNSKNALKFYSLACEGKIYEACEALGRLYEDGEAGFAQDIKAARSYYDKACAANAYKCSGSECLDELYGGWAQYQSGQFEVAYKLGKEACDRGVVNGCAALGELYAKGLGGARQDSELAVKFHDKACEGGFGASCAELGEMLSRGRGAKKDVPRALELFEKACLLWRPDACESLADAYFEGTNAPQDVAKAFSFYGIACYNGLKPACTNLGAIYERGVGEVVKADENEADSLFREACEAGDARGCLNLARRLESSDKKQAAALRQKAQKLHEKECEAGLAKKCMEFKKSTNKGEKHEF; encoded by the coding sequence ATGATAAAACAGCTCTTGCTACTACTTGTTGCTCTAAATTTCGCCCTCGCAAATTTGACGGACGAAGCTCAAGGCGCCTACGATGCGGGCGATGAACAAACGGCGGCTCAAATTTGGCAAAAAGCGTGTGAATCGGGCGAGGCGCGCGGCTGCGTAAGGCTTGGGTTTTTATACCAAAGCGGCAGAGGCGTAAAGCAAGATGACGAAAAAGCCGGTAAATTTTACCAAAAAGCTTGCGACGCGGGCGAGCTAAGAGGCTGCGACAGCCTAGCCTCGCTACACCAAAATAGCGGCGAACATGCTAAAGCCGCCGCGATTTTTGAACAAGCCTGCGAAAAAGGATTTGGTTTAAGCTGCTATAATCTAGCTCAAATTTACGAAGCGGGCAGCGGCGTCGCGCCGGATGAAAGTAGGGCGCTAGACCTCTACGTAAAGGCCTGCGAGCGCGGATACGCCGTAGTTTGCTACTATCTAGGCGGCATGTACGCGGACGGCGTAATGGGCAAAAACGACGAAGCCGCGAAAAACTCGAAAAACGCGCTCAAATTTTACTCGCTTGCCTGCGAGGGTAAAATTTATGAAGCGTGCGAAGCTTTGGGTAGGCTTTACGAGGACGGCGAGGCGGGTTTTGCGCAGGATATCAAGGCCGCTAGATCCTACTACGACAAGGCCTGCGCCGCAAATGCCTACAAATGCAGCGGCAGCGAGTGTCTGGACGAGCTATACGGCGGCTGGGCGCAGTATCAAAGCGGGCAGTTTGAAGTAGCCTACAAGCTCGGCAAAGAGGCGTGCGATAGAGGCGTAGTAAACGGCTGCGCGGCGCTAGGAGAGCTCTACGCAAAGGGGCTCGGCGGAGCGCGGCAAGATAGCGAGCTGGCGGTCAAATTTCACGATAAGGCCTGCGAAGGCGGCTTTGGAGCTTCTTGCGCCGAGCTTGGCGAGATGCTATCTCGGGGACGCGGCGCAAAAAAGGACGTTCCGCGCGCGCTGGAGCTTTTTGAAAAGGCCTGCTTGCTTTGGCGGCCGGATGCCTGCGAGAGCCTAGCGGACGCGTATTTTGAGGGCACGAACGCGCCGCAAGATGTAGCAAAAGCCTTTAGTTTTTACGGGATCGCCTGCTACAATGGGCTAAAACCGGCCTGCACGAATCTAGGCGCGATCTACGAAAGAGGCGTAGGCGAAGTGGTAAAAGCGGACGAAAACGAAGCCGATAGCCTTTTTCGCGAGGCTTGCGAAGCCGGCGATGCACGCGGGTGCCTAAATCTAGCGCGCCGTCTTGAAAGTAGCGACAAAAAACAAGCCGCCGCGCTACGCCAAAAGGCGCAAAAGCTGCACGAAAAAGAGTGCGAGGCGGGGCTAGCTAAAAAGTGCATGGAGTTTAAAAAATCAACTAATAAAGGAGAAAAACATGAGTTTTAA
- the apt gene encoding adenine phosphoribosyltransferase: protein MKELDKAGKEFLLNSIRCINDFPKPGIVFRDITTLLNNKEAFNFLIDHLVARYESANIDFIAGIESRGFIFAAALAARLRLPFVPIRKPKKLPYITISQKYSLEYGVDEVQIHVDAFGEKAGAKVLLIDDLIATGGTAKASVELINQTNAVCVEACFLIDLKDLGGSANLRPLTKIYSILEL from the coding sequence ATGAAAGAACTAGACAAAGCGGGGAAGGAATTTTTATTAAATTCCATCCGCTGTATAAACGATTTTCCAAAACCGGGCATAGTATTTCGCGACATCACGACGCTGCTAAACAACAAAGAGGCGTTTAATTTTTTAATCGATCACCTCGTCGCTCGCTACGAGAGCGCTAATATCGACTTTATCGCGGGTATCGAATCGCGCGGATTTATATTCGCAGCGGCTTTGGCGGCTAGACTGCGGCTACCTTTCGTGCCGATTAGAAAGCCTAAAAAACTGCCTTACATCACGATCTCGCAAAAATATAGCCTAGAGTACGGCGTAGACGAAGTGCAAATTCACGTTGATGCATTCGGCGAAAAAGCGGGCGCAAAAGTGCTTTTAATAGACGATCTAATCGCTACTGGAGGCACGGCTAAGGCTAGCGTCGAGCTAATCAATCAAACAAACGCCGTTTGCGTAGAGGCCTGCTTTTTGATCGATTTAAAGGATCTTGGCGGTAGCGCAAATTTACGCCCGCTAACTAAAATTTACAGCATTTTGGAGCTATGA
- a CDS encoding leucyl aminopeptidase has product MQFQLTNKKLNEIKADLELIFVVDKNLKHKFIKDEKAFKFANYKGESVLLLLESGRIYVPLSKLGYDELRIAAAKAYNAVKSLNVKSLKLASYVAGCQKMSFQALTEGFLLGAYEFNKYKEKKEKYALKDIIFSNEEFSGEDVRENDAQDGFAHGEIIASATNFTKDIVNEIPEIYTPQKMAEEAQNLAKNYPNLSCKIYDEKFLEKEKMNAFLAVNKASVHPPRLIHLVYKPKGAKKRIIFVGKGLTYDSGGLSLKPADYMLTMKADKSGAAAAMGIIKGAAELNLPFEIHAILGATENMIGGNAYKPDDVLISRSGVSIEVRNTDAEGRLVLADCLSYAQDFKPDILIDMATLTGACVVGLGEYTSGIMGNNEELKAEFKAKAAKSGELNTILEFNPHLRELIKSQIADVSNTGSSRYGGAITAGLFLDKFIKDEFKDKWIHQDIAGPAYTEKAWGYNQAGATGAGVRMNLYYLCAMAKEL; this is encoded by the coding sequence GTGCAGTTTCAACTCACTAATAAAAAACTAAACGAAATCAAGGCTGATTTGGAGCTGATTTTCGTCGTAGATAAAAACCTGAAACATAAATTTATAAAAGACGAAAAGGCGTTTAAATTTGCCAACTACAAAGGCGAGAGCGTCTTGCTTTTACTAGAAAGCGGCAGGATCTACGTTCCGCTTAGTAAGCTTGGCTACGACGAGCTTCGCATAGCTGCGGCAAAAGCATATAACGCCGTAAAATCGCTAAACGTAAAAAGCCTAAAACTAGCCTCATACGTCGCAGGCTGCCAGAAAATGAGCTTTCAGGCTCTAACCGAGGGCTTTTTGCTAGGCGCTTACGAATTTAACAAGTATAAAGAAAAAAAAGAAAAATACGCGCTAAAAGATATTATTTTTAGCAACGAGGAATTTAGCGGCGAGGACGTCCGCGAAAACGACGCACAGGACGGCTTTGCCCACGGCGAGATAATCGCTTCGGCGACAAATTTCACCAAAGATATCGTAAACGAGATACCTGAAATCTACACCCCGCAAAAAATGGCGGAAGAGGCTCAAAATCTAGCTAAAAATTATCCAAATTTAAGCTGCAAAATTTACGATGAAAAATTCCTCGAAAAAGAAAAGATGAACGCATTTTTGGCCGTAAACAAAGCCAGCGTCCATCCGCCTCGCCTCATCCATCTTGTCTATAAGCCAAAAGGCGCAAAAAAACGCATAATCTTCGTCGGCAAGGGACTAACCTACGATAGCGGCGGGCTTAGCTTAAAGCCGGCTGATTATATGCTAACCATGAAAGCCGATAAAAGCGGCGCAGCTGCGGCGATGGGTATAATTAAAGGTGCGGCGGAGCTAAATTTGCCTTTTGAAATTCACGCTATTTTAGGCGCGACCGAAAATATGATCGGCGGCAACGCCTATAAACCCGACGACGTGCTGATCTCTCGCAGCGGAGTTAGTATTGAGGTGCGAAACACCGACGCCGAGGGCCGTTTAGTATTAGCAGACTGCCTCAGCTACGCGCAGGATTTTAAGCCCGATATCCTCATCGACATGGCGACGCTAACTGGCGCTTGCGTGGTCGGACTTGGAGAATACACAAGCGGTATAATGGGCAACAACGAGGAGCTAAAAGCGGAATTTAAAGCAAAAGCAGCAAAAAGCGGCGAACTAAATACGATTTTAGAGTTTAACCCTCATTTGCGCGAGCTGATCAAAAGCCAGATCGCAGACGTCAGCAACACAGGCTCTAGCCGTTACGGCGGCGCGATCACGGCGGGGCTTTTCCTCGATAAATTTATAAAAGACGAATTTAAAGACAAGTGGATACACCAAGATATCGCAGGCCCCGCATACACCGAAAAAGCTTGGGGATATAACCAGGCTGGCGCGACGGGAGCGGGCGTGCGAATGAATCTTTATTATCTATGCGCTATGGCAAAGGAGCTGTAA
- the ybeY gene encoding rRNA maturation RNase YbeY → MILCEDDYPRILDQICDYLTAGEVELSFVDAEEMKEINVRERGIYETTDVLSFPLEMQLHAPLGCIVINTELVAAKAAELGHSEDDETALLFTHGLLHVLGYDHESDAGEMRAKECEVIEKFSLPKSLIVRTQDAGEE, encoded by the coding sequence ATGATACTTTGCGAGGACGATTATCCGAGGATTTTGGATCAAATTTGCGACTATTTGACCGCGGGCGAAGTGGAGCTTAGCTTTGTGGACGCCGAGGAGATGAAGGAGATAAACGTCCGCGAGCGCGGCATCTATGAGACTACGGACGTGCTGAGTTTCCCGCTTGAGATGCAGCTACACGCGCCGCTTGGCTGTATCGTGATAAACACTGAGCTAGTCGCCGCCAAAGCCGCCGAGCTAGGCCACAGTGAGGATGACGAGACGGCGCTACTGTTCACGCACGGACTGCTTCACGTGCTAGGCTACGATCACGAGAGCGACGCTGGCGAGATGAGGGCAAAGGAGTGCGAGGTGATCGAGAAATTTAGCCTGCCAAAGAGCCTCATCGTGCGAACACAGGATGCGGGCGAAGAATAG